The genomic interval GGAGGCTGGGCCTAGACAGGAAGGATCTGGGGCATATCGAATATTCATGAAATAGTGGAAGATGAGGAACCATGGTGTCAAGAGGGTGGACCAAGGGGATCATAGCAAAATGCTGTGCCAAAGGGAACCATGCTGGGGGGCTAGGCCTAGGTATAGAAGAATCTGGGGCAATATgacaaatgttcatgaaatattgGAGGTAAGGCTGGGCCAAGAAAATAATGTTGGGAGGATAGCCCAAGGGGATCTTGGCGGGAGGCTGGGCCAAGGGGGATCATGATGGGAGGCTGGGCCAAGAGGAGCATGGCGGGAGGCTGGGTCAAGGGGAACATGGTGGGAGGCTGGGCCAAGAGGATCATGGTGGGAGGCTGTGCCAAGGGGAACATGGTAGGAGGCTGGGCCAAGGATATCATGGTGGGAGGCTGGGCCAAGGGGAACATGGTGGGAGGCTGGGCCAAGAGGATCATGGTCGGAGGCTGTGCCAAGCCAAGGGGAACATGGTGGGAGGCTGGGCCAAGAGGATCATGGTCGGAGGCTGTGCCAAGGGGAACATGGTAGGAGGCTGGGCCAAGGGGAACATGGTAGGAGGCTGGGCCAAGGGGAACATGGTGGGCGGCTGTGCCAAGGGGAACCATGGCAGGAGACTAGGCCTAGCTATAGAATAATCTGGTGAATATTCAAGGATTATTGGAGGATGGGAAACCATGGTGGGAGGCTAGGCCTAGACAGTGAAACTtccaacagaaatataaaaaaaaactcctcattccatttatatattctttgaaaACCTTCATTGGTAAGTGGAGTTTTGCGATTCCTGTAATCTCTGCAAAGCAGCACACTGACCTGGAGAGGGTGCAGGACTCCTGTATCACACGGTTCTGACACTTTAACACTGTGAACATGCTTACAGAAGAAAAGAACAAAGGGTTGACTgaatcagtctgctgctgctccctattgtccaatcagcaggttAGGGTGGTCTCCTCCCACTTGTTGGATAAATGACTTCTATAGAATTGGCTATAATCTAAATTAGGAACATGTGACTGTGGTGGGGagattagattgtcagctcctctggggGGCGTTGGACTATAGGTCCTATACAACATTGTGAAATATGTTAGCACGATATCAGTACATCATCATAATAATATCATCTTGTCCTCATATATACCCAGCAGGCATTGCTCCCTCATCCAGCCACCAATCTGATCACAGAACATTCTAATCTTCCTCAACCATGGCGTGTCTTCTGCTGGAGTTCCCTTACCTAAAGATACATTCACCAGTATTCACCTGAAATGAATGTGTATGTCTGTCTTTCTCTGCAGTGCTCAATATTGGCCATCCAGAGACATTCATCCACGCATTGGCGCCAACTTCCAGCAATAAAGATGTGCCATTGTACTGGACATGATGGCACAGCAACGGCAGATGAATGGCACCTTGGGCCCCAGTCTGGGAGGTTTCAGGAGTCCAACTCATAGGGTTCAATAAAGGTAACACCATGAGATTCACCTGTTCTTTGTATGGTTGGCACAATTATAGAGACAGGAGAAGAGCCAACCATAGAGGTGCCCAACATTCCCACCATGGAGCCTCTCCAGATTTTGAGGTCACCCTTTGTGTACAACAATTTTACCCCAGGGTCATATAAGGTGACCCACAAGAAGCCTGGCGGCAGGTATACACACTATATTCACCCAGGCACATTCACTTCTCAGGGCTGAGGCTTGTGGTGGGGTAACACAGATGTGGTTTTATTGTGGAACAGACACAACGGTGGGGGGGTATAGGTTACCCCAAAACCTAATGGCAGACTTCCCTGTACAGGGGACCCCAAGGCCTCCTACAGATAGCAGCTTGCAGGCCCCAGGATTCGGTGTTGTTTGGGCAGACCTTCTCTTCCCAGGGGGTCATTTCTGGAAAGACTCAACATGGGCTCAACAGTCACTTCTAGAAACAGGTCCAGGGGGCAGAGCACCGGGGGGGAACATTCTGGAAGGTTAATCTGAGTATATATCATCCCCTCCCAGCTCAAACCATTGGGCGATCTATGGAGGATCGACACCCATAATTCACAACCTCCcaatcttctcactgaccacGGGAGCCCCCTTAATCATAACAAGCAGAAGAAGTGGATCATTTATTCCAACAGCGCCCTCCAATGGCCGGTTACCTTCATAATAACATAACTAACCTGAGTTGTCTCCTTCTCTCTGGAGGGGGGAGGGCGGAGTCACTGCTCTGCGAGGGTGGGGTCACTTGCACATTTATGTtttagctattgagctctgtgTACAGCTAACAAGAGGACATCAGGAAAGTCTGAATGTAGAAATAAAGAGCTGGATATAAGAATAAAGTacgaataatataaaatactgaaaatttaataaaaaagtaaaaaaataataattcatcttTTCATTCtgaccaaaataaataaagattaaatcTATACAAGGCTGCTGTACATGGATATTATACATTCTTTGGGGGACAAGGTTTTGGTTAAAGGGTTCCTTGGGGTTTGGGTGACCCCATAATTACTGGAGGGGTGGAAAAGCGTGTGTCCCCATCTCGAGGTTCATCTTTTGGGGTTCATTCCCTCCATCTGTCCTCCTCCCCCAATCCGGCCAGGAACgtcttttcttttctgaaatttTAGGGAGACGGTTCTGGAATGGAGGATACAAAGCACAGattggtcacatgaccaatgaTTGCCCCCCAGAATTCTCCCTCCTTCCTGAGACCCCATCATCTCCAAAGAACATTTATGGACCCAACATTTCCCCCATGGACGATGGATCTCATGATATCGTTGTGAAAGGCACTGCAGGGGCACCCCCAGCATCCGGCTGACACATTTACAGACACATTGGATGGGTGGGGTAGTAATAGTAGTGGGTAAGTGGGATAATACTAGTGGTGAGGGGTAATAGTAGTAATTATGGGTGGGTTGTGGTCAGGGTAGTAGTGGTAGGTGGGGTCATACTAGTGGTGAGGGGTAATAGTAGTGGAGCATGGGTAATAGTAGTGGTCTGTAGGTGGGGTAGTAGTAGTGGTGGTGGGTAGGTGGGGTAGTAGTAGTGGTGGTGGGTAGGTGGGGTAGTAGTAGTGGTGGTGGGTAGGTGGGGTAGTAGTAGTGGTGGTGGAGTATGGAGTAATAATAGTAGTGGTGGTGAGGAGTAAATGTAGTGGTGGGGGGTGAGGAATAAGTGGTAATAACGGTAGTGGAGGTGGGTGGGGTAATAGTAGTGGCAGTGGGTGGGGTAGTAGAAGTGGTGTGTGGGGTAACAGTAGTGGTGGTTGGTGGGGGTAGTAGAAGAGGTGGGTGGGGTAATAGTAGTGGTGGTGGGTGAGGTAGTAGTAATGATGGGGGGTAATAGTAGTGGTGATAGGTGGAGTAGTAGTGGTGTGTGGGGTAACAGTAGTGGTGGTTTGTTGGGGTAGTAGTAGGGGTGGGTGGCATAATACTTGTGGTGGCGGGCGGAGTAATAGTGATGGTGGGTGGGGTAGAAGTAGTAGTGGTGGAGGGTGGGGTAATAATAATGTTGGTGGGTGGGTGGTTGGTTGGGATAATACTAGTGGTGTTTGGGGTAATAGTAGTGGGGGGCAGGGTGAAACTAGTGGTGGACAGGGTAATAGTAGTGGTGGGCAGGATAATACTAGTGGTGGGTGGGGTAGTAGTAGGGGTGGGGGGTAATACGAGTGGTGGGTAGGTGGAGTAGTAATAATAGTGGTGGGCGGGGTAATACTAGTGGTGTTTGGGGTAATAGTAGTGGTGGCCGGGGTGAAACTAGAGGTGGACGGGGTAATTTTAGTGGTGGGCGTGGTAATAGTAAAGGTGGGTGGAGTGAaactagtggtgggtgtggtaatAGTAGTGGTGGGTGGGGTAAAACTAGTGGTGGGCGTGGTAATAGTAGTGGTGGGTGAGGTGAAACTAGTGGTGGGCGGGGTAATAGTAGTGGTGGGCGGGTAAAACTAGCATTCCACCAACCATCCACGTATGCCCAATGATGGGACCCGTTCAGCTGGTGAATATTTCCCTCAATATTGGGTGAGTTTGATGGAGGATGAATCTTTACAGGTGAATGATTCCCCCGCCAATATTCTGTATGGGCTGCACTCACTCTAATTCCTCTATCTGGCTGGTTGGCAGAGCTTCCATCAGATCCAGGAGATGGGGCTCCCCCTGCAGGCTGTTCCTGGAAAGGATCAGAGTCCTCAGGGTGCCGTTATTTCGTATTCCCAGGGCCAGAGGGGTGCAGGAGCGGCCGGTCAGATTATTATCTCGCAATCTGTAGAGGAAAATAAGAATTGTGTATCAGGATGCACCCTGCGGGGGGCGGTCTATGATTGGATCCTGCCAGGTATTGCCCCGGATtatttgagaaaataaaaaaatgccccaTTGTTCTAAAAATCATCAAATTATAACATGAGGAGGGGCCGGAGGGGCCGGGAGGGTCAGGTGACTATAGAAGCAACAAGATGGAATATGAAATAATTGCCCCCCTAGCTGGTTGTACCTGTGACAGGGGGCACCCCCAGAttatctacccccccccccatacttacCCTAACACCTCTATCTGGCTGGTTGTCAGAGCTTCCATCAGGTCCTTGAAATGAGGGCCATCCAGATTGTTACCGGACAGGACCAGTCTCCTTAGGGCCCCGTTGTCTCTGATTCCCAGCGCCAGGTGGGGGCAGGAAGAGTCCGTCAGTTTATTCATCTCCAAACTGTAAGAGAAGAACCAAAGGTCAGTGACCGGGGGGCCCCAATGGAAAATTCAGCACCACATAGAGGGACTGAGGGGCCCTCAGGAGAGCCCTCCATCTTCCCTGGTCTACAGCATCATGTATGGTCGGTAATATAAGGGGGGCATAGAAATGGCTGAATGTAGCCCCCCCTCCAGGACAGACTGAGGTCCTACAATGGCTGGCCACCTACCTCCTGTGACCTCCTCATGGCTTCCACCATAACCATGTCAGGAAATACAGCATGGCATCTGGGGTATCACATGGTCTCATCTCACCCATCCCCCCACCGGGTGAATTCATCATCAGTCAggatgaaaaaatacagaaaaagtccAACCACCGGGGAAATaaataccccagatataaaaccccatggacacagatgatccagaggaaggcaaataatttccttcctgatcccatgaggcaatcggatgttccctggatcagcagtctctgttatctataaatccttaatccccagttatattctgtgcttctagaaatcatccagctttttcttaaagcaatctatagtagttgccaaTCAGCATTCACCTGGACAGAGGTCACACCTTGGTCACAGGTCATGGAGGTCACCAGGTGATTAATGACAGATCCTCCTTCTATCCCATTGGTCAGTTTCTACTCACAGCAGTTCCTCCACCCGGCTGGTTGGCAGAGCTTCCATCAGATCCCGGAGACGAGGGCCCTCCAGATTGTTATTGGTCAGAATCAGAGTCCGCAGGGTCCGGTTATCTCGAATTCCCAAGGCCAGATGGGGGCAGGAAAGTTCTGTCAGCTTATTGTGATTTAGACTGAGGAAGAAGAAATGATGAGAAGGTGAACCTATTCCCTCTACCTGCCATCACTTACctgagctatataaatcccataATAATACAAGAAATAGGCGGTACCAGATCAGGACACCCGGCACTCATCCATATATGGCAAAGGACAACCcaccagcctgctgattggacaacaAAGGGGCAGCAGTACAATAATGAGGTCGTCTCTCTGATCTATTTCACAGTCANNNNNNNNNNNNNNNNNNNNNNNNNNNNNNNNNNNNNNNNNNNNNNNNNNNNNNNNNNNNNNNNNNNNNNNNNNNNNNNNNNNNNNNNNNNNNNNNNNNNNNNNNNNNNNNNNNNNNNNNNNNNNNNNNNNNNNNNNNNNNNNNNNNNNNNNNNNNNNNNNNNNNNNNNNNNNNNNNNNNNNNNNNNNNNNNNNNNNNNNNNNNNNNNNNNNNNNNNNNNNNNNNNNNNNNNNNNNNNNNNNNNNNNNNNNNNNNNNNNNNNNNNNNNNNNNNNNNNNNNNNNNNNNNNNNNNNNNNNNNNNNNNNNNNNNNNNNNNNNNNNNNNNNNNNNNNNNNNNNNNNNNNNNNNNNNNNNNNNNNNNNNNNNNNNNNNNNNNNNNNNNNNNNNNNNNNNNNNNNNNNNNNNNNNNNNNNNNNNNNNNNNNNNNNNNNNNNNNNNNNNNNNNNNNNNNNNNNNNNNNNNNNNNNNNNNNNNNNNNNNNNNNNNNNNNNNNNNNNNNNNNNNNNNNNNNNNNNNNNNNNNNNNNNNNNNNNNNNNNNNNNNNNNNNNNNNNNNNNNNNNNNNNNNNNNNNNNNNNNNNNNNNNNNNNNNNNNNNNNNNNNNNNNNNNNNNNNNNNNNNNNNNNNNNNNNNNNNNNNNNNNNNNNNNNNNNNNNNNNNNNNNNNNNNNNNNNNNNNNNNNNNNNNNNNNNNNNNNNNNNNNNNNNNNNNNNNNNNNNNNNNNNNNNNNNNNNNNNNNNNNNNNNNNNNNNNNNNNNNNNNNNNNNNNNNNNNNNNNNNNNNNNNNNNNNNNNNNNNNNNNNNNNNNNNNNNNNNNNNNNNNNNNNNNNNNNNNNNNNNNNNNNNNNNNNNNNNNNNNNNNNNNNNNNNNNNNNNNNNNNNNNNNNNNNNNNNNNNNNNNNNNNNNNNNNNNNNNNNNNNNNNNNNNNNNNNNNNNNNNNNNNNNNNNNNNNNNNNNNNNNNNNNNNNNNNNNNNNNNNNNNNNNNNNNNNNNNNNNNNNNNNNNNNNNNNNNNNNNNNNNNNNNNNNNNNNNNNNNNNNNNNNNNNNNNNNNNNNNNNNNNNNNNNNNNNNNNNNNNNNNNNNNNNNNNNNNNNNNNNNNNNNNNNNNNNNNNNNNNNNNNNNNNNNNNNNNNNNgaatggtctcctcgtcctattcggcttgctcctacttttcgctcatttaaaagaaccctcaaaacccaatgcttcaatacctacccgtcttcttctgtctcctaatcctcactacttcccaccattccatatcccctcctattgtgtgatacctcccccacctcctagattgtaagctcttcggggcagggtcctctcctcctgtgtcactgtctgtatctgtcatttgtaacccctatttattgtacagcgctacgtactatgttggcgctatataaatcccgtttattaatataataataaaaataaaacatttccaggcAAATATTCTGTTCCATCCAAACGTTTCATAATAGAGAATTGAATATAACGGCTCCGCCATCATTGTACTCACTCCAACTGCTCAATGTGACTTGTCCATAGCGCTTCCATCAGGTCTCGGAGATGGGGGCCCTCCAGTTTGTTGCTGCTCAGGACCAGCTTCCTCAAGGTTTGGTTGTCTCTAATTCCCAATGCCAGGTGGGTGCAGGAACTGTGAGTGAGGTTTGTATATTTCATTCTGTGCAGGAAGAAGACATTGAGCAGGAAATGGTTCAGGAATACATCGGAAGTCTGATTTATATGATTGCtctaatatatttgtttgttttattagacTGATGTAAATTTATCACCCACCAGGTAGGTTCACATTTTACCATCTTAGGTAATCCAACCAGGTAAGTATCAATGGAAAGTGTCATGCTTGAGGAGACaaagcctctagggggcgctacggcttgcacaggaaTGATGAGAGCCTTGAGAAGGGCAAAgccacagagtctaagcagtaaccaggtcgtctccagagcccctagtggtgacGATGTGGGGCTGCTGGTTCCTaccaggttgcggcccttgggcacaccaggatgggcaggagTATttacggtaccaaatcacaaagcagaagattTGTCAAGGAAg from Pyxicephalus adspersus chromosome 4, UCB_Pads_2.0, whole genome shotgun sequence carries:
- the LOC140327938 gene encoding ribonuclease inhibitor-like; amino-acid sequence: MNKLTDSSCPHLALGIRDNGALRRLVLSGNNLDGPHFKDLMEALTTSQIEVLGLRDNNLTGRSCTPLALGIRNNGTLRTLILSRNSLQGEPHLLDLMEALPTSQIEELE